In one window of Duganella dendranthematis DNA:
- the zwf gene encoding glucose-6-phosphate dehydrogenase encodes MALSDFDLVLFGGSGDLAMRKLLPAMYARDVAKDLPPTARIICVGRADASQEEFLQTVETTSKPLIKSPAVTPADWDRFTKRIVYVSLNATEAGSYKPLVDALRKDEAITKVYYLATPPAIFSQICEALKENGLVTPNSRVVLEKPLGRDLASAKQINAEVGKVFEESQIYRIDHYLGKETVQNLLALRFGNILFEPLWRREWISDVQITIAEKLGVGNRLGYYDTSGALRDMLQNHLLQLLCIVAMEPPTSISPDAVRDSKLQVLRSLKKFTPTTLAQNIVRGQYRAGHVDGKAVPSYRDEPDAPEHSRTETFVAMKAEIDTWRWAGVPFYLRTGKRMADGLAEIVVRFKQIPHSIFAQPTNSFQPNSLVIRLQPDEGLRMNLMAKTPGDGMRLKQAELELDFREQFKSPRMEAYERLLLDVLRGQLTLFMRGDELEAAWEWVEPILNNWESDDSYPLPYASGTWGPAAASALIGRDGLQWREEVLPED; translated from the coding sequence ATGGCTCTTTCCGATTTTGATCTGGTCCTGTTTGGCGGCAGCGGCGATCTGGCGATGCGCAAACTCCTGCCCGCGATGTACGCCCGCGACGTTGCCAAAGACCTGCCGCCGACCGCGCGCATCATCTGCGTCGGCCGCGCAGACGCCAGCCAGGAAGAATTCCTGCAAACCGTCGAGACCACCTCCAAGCCCCTGATCAAATCGCCGGCCGTGACGCCGGCCGACTGGGACCGCTTCACCAAGCGCATCGTCTACGTCTCGCTCAACGCCACCGAGGCCGGCAGCTACAAGCCGCTGGTGGACGCGCTGCGCAAGGACGAGGCCATCACCAAGGTCTACTACCTGGCCACGCCGCCGGCGATCTTCTCGCAGATTTGCGAAGCGCTGAAGGAAAACGGCCTGGTCACGCCGAACTCGCGCGTGGTGCTGGAAAAACCGCTGGGCCGCGACCTGGCCTCGGCCAAGCAGATCAACGCCGAAGTCGGCAAGGTGTTCGAGGAATCGCAGATCTACCGGATCGACCACTACCTGGGCAAGGAAACCGTGCAGAATCTGCTGGCCCTGCGCTTCGGTAACATCCTGTTCGAGCCGCTGTGGCGCCGCGAGTGGATCTCCGACGTGCAGATCACCATCGCCGAGAAACTGGGCGTGGGCAACCGCCTGGGCTACTACGACACCTCCGGCGCGCTGCGCGACATGCTGCAAAATCACCTGTTGCAACTGCTGTGTATCGTCGCCATGGAACCGCCGACCTCGATTTCGCCGGACGCGGTGCGCGACTCCAAGCTGCAAGTGCTGCGCTCGCTGAAAAAATTCACGCCGACCACGCTGGCACAGAACATCGTGCGCGGCCAGTACCGCGCCGGCCACGTCGACGGCAAAGCCGTGCCGAGCTACCGCGACGAACCGGATGCACCGGAACATTCGCGCACCGAAACCTTTGTTGCCATGAAGGCGGAAATCGATACCTGGCGCTGGGCCGGCGTGCCGTTCTACCTGCGCACCGGCAAGCGCATGGCCGACGGCCTGGCCGAAATCGTGGTGCGCTTCAAGCAGATCCCGCACTCGATCTTCGCCCAGCCGACCAACAGCTTCCAGCCGAATTCGCTGGTGATCCGTCTGCAACCGGACGAAGGCCTGCGCATGAACCTGATGGCGAAAACGCCGGGCGACGGCATGCGCCTGAAGCAAGCCGAACTGGAACTGGACTTCCGCGAGCAGTTCAAATCGCCGCGTATGGAAGCCTACGAGCGCCTGCTGCTCGACGTGCTGCGCGGCCAGCTGACGCTGTTCATGCGCGGCGACGAGCTGGAAGCCGCCTGGGAATGGGTCGAACCTATCCTCAACAACTGGGAATCGGACGACAGCTACCCGCTCCCGTACGCCTCCGGCACCTGGGGTCCGGCCGCGGCCTCCGCGCTGATCGGCCGTGACGGCCTGCAATGGCGCGAAGAAGTGCTGCCTGAGGATTAA
- a CDS encoding SIS domain-containing protein, which yields MLLDSIRTQLDSLSKSERKVALAVLEHPTQTVNQNITALAKNAQVSEPTVVRFCRTLGYDGWHEFKLKLAQGLALALPGLNEQPTQDDLAADLVNKICSRSINTLLDLRNNLNPEQIQKALDILSKANKIEFYGQGTSGIVAADAQHKFFRSGVPTVAYADPHIHSIAAALLRTGDALVAISQRGNSPSLVRSVKLAKRGGAEVIVLAPSGTPLADLATVLIPIDLIFNIDPYTPISARLAYLVVIDVLAVGLALQRGPEFRKKMQNAQKALQEFDLQFDSFIG from the coding sequence ATGCTGCTGGATTCCATCCGCACCCAACTCGACTCGCTCTCCAAATCGGAGCGCAAGGTGGCGTTGGCCGTGCTCGAACACCCGACGCAGACGGTCAACCAGAACATCACTGCGCTGGCCAAGAACGCCCAGGTGTCCGAACCGACCGTGGTGCGTTTTTGTCGCACGCTGGGCTATGACGGCTGGCACGAGTTCAAGCTCAAGCTGGCCCAGGGCCTGGCGCTGGCCTTGCCGGGCCTGAACGAACAGCCGACCCAGGACGACCTTGCGGCCGACCTGGTCAACAAGATTTGCAGCCGTTCGATCAATACCCTGCTGGACTTGCGCAACAACCTCAACCCGGAGCAGATCCAGAAGGCGCTGGACATCCTGTCCAAGGCCAACAAGATCGAGTTCTACGGCCAGGGCACCTCCGGCATCGTTGCCGCCGACGCCCAGCACAAGTTCTTCCGTTCCGGCGTACCGACCGTGGCCTATGCCGATCCGCACATCCACAGCATCGCCGCGGCGCTGCTGCGCACCGGCGACGCGCTGGTGGCGATTTCGCAGCGCGGCAACAGCCCGTCGCTGGTGCGCTCGGTCAAGCTGGCCAAGCGCGGCGGCGCCGAGGTGATCGTGCTGGCGCCGTCCGGCACGCCGCTGGCCGACCTGGCCACGGTGCTGATCCCGATCGACCTGATCTTCAACATCGACCCGTACACGCCGATTTCGGCGCGGCTGGCCTACCTGGTGGTGATCGACGTGCTGGCGGTCGGCCTGGCGCTGCAACGCGGCCCGGAATTCCGCAAGAAAATGCAGAACGCCCAGAAAGCCCTGCAGGAATTCGACCTGCAGTTCGATTCGTTTATCGGTTAG